The genomic stretch ACCAAAAGCTCCCGAACCAGAACCAAGCATATGGGAAAAGATATTCCCGTGCCTAAAGAAAAAGAAGCCGCCACCAAAAGAACCTTTGGAGAAGCATTTAGTGGCCGTTGCCCCTCCCCCGAAAGGGCCGTACGAGAAAACGTCTTTCATGGTGGGTGACACGCGTTGTATCTCAACGGTGCCTTCGCCCCCCATGCCTGAGGAGCCTAAAAAGAAACCGCCAAgcaggaagaaaagggagaaaaggaagactTCCTCTGCCCATGTCTCGGTGCCCAAGACGGTTTTCTCCATCTTTGATCCTGCCAAAGAACCAGCCGAGGTTTACATCCAGGAGCCCTCCAAGTTGCCCAAAGGGATTTTGAAAACCTCCGAGGAAAGAGTGCAGACCAGCAAATCCGTCTCCATCATCTTGCCATCGGAAATGGACAAGGCCGAAGCGCCCCCGGAAGGGGCGGCGAAGTCTTCAAAGACCCACTTCAAAAGTCCGGAGGTCTCTCAGGTGACCAGCGAGAGCTCCGTTCAGTCGCTCCCTCAGGAAAGGAAACCCTCCTCATCGCCTCCTGACCAGgccaaagacaaggagaagtcatcagaggaggaggaagaagagaaggaggagacacCT from Thamnophis elegans isolate rThaEle1 chromosome 12, rThaEle1.pri, whole genome shotgun sequence encodes the following:
- the LOC116516132 gene encoding vegetative cell wall protein gp1-like, with the translated sequence MEDVDRVKHEAQPPSKKPQPAPEEPEAPPEKPQPAPQQPQPAPQQPQPAAQKPQPATPAVPAGSGPTAPAQPKPPAKPKAPEPEPSIWEKIFPCLKKKKPPPKEPLEKHLVAVAPPPKGPYEKTSFMVGDTRCISTVPSPPMPEEPKKKPPSRKKREKRKTSSAHVSVPKTVFSIFDPAKEPAEVYIQEPSKLPKGILKTSEERVQTSKSVSIILPSEMDKAEAPPEGAAKSSKTHFKSPEVSQPPSTTPQPTEKMACRLPAAHFQLEMAPSYIPPPKHGRRPPATTKAEGETEPAKVDMSKPPKPGARGAPLVS